A stretch of Tripterygium wilfordii isolate XIE 37 chromosome 11, ASM1340144v1, whole genome shotgun sequence DNA encodes these proteins:
- the LOC120008477 gene encoding succinate dehydrogenase [ubiquinone] iron-sulfur subunit 2, mitochondrial-like has protein sequence MATGLLRRGISISRNSILSASRLLTVRLHASEAEAQQVELKARPSTNLKTFQIYRWNPDNPSKPQLQDYQIDLKECGPMVLDALIKIKNEIDPTITFRRSCREGICGSCAMNIDGCNGLACLTKIPSGKETMITPLPHMFVIKDLVVDMTNFYNQYKSIEPWLKRKSPAPNPGKEIPQSKKDRAKLDGMYECILCACCSTSCPSYWWNPESYLGPAALLHANRWISDSRDEYTEERLEAINDEFKLYRCHTILNCARACPKGLNPGKQITHIKKLQPSS, from the exons ATGGCGACTGGTCTGCTCCGACGAGGAATTTCGATCTCCAGAAACTCAATATTGTCGGCGTCGAGACTTTTGACGGTTCGCCTCCACGCCTCCGAAGCCGAGGCCCAGCAGGTGGAGCTGAAAGCTCGTCCGAGCACGAATCTCAAGACGTTCCAAATCTACAGATGGAACCCGGACAACCCTTCCAAACCCCAGCTTCAGGACTACCAGATCGATCTCAAGGAGTGTGGGCCTATGGTCCTTGACGCGCTTATCAAGATCAAGAACGAGATCGACCCGACCATAACTTTCCGTCGATCGTGCCGTGAGGGAATCTGTGGCTCATGTGCTATGAACATCGACGGCTGTAATGGTCTCGCTTGCCTCACCAAGATCCCGTCGGGTAAGGAAACGATGATCACGCCGTTGCCGCATATGTTCGTGATTAAGGATCTGGTGGTAGATATGACTAATTTCTACAATCAGTACAAAAGCATCGAGCCGTGGCTTAAGAGGAAGAGTCCGGCGCCAAATCCTGGGAAGGAGATCCCACAGAGCAAGAAAGATAGGGCCAAGCTTGATGGAATGTATGAGTGTATCCTCTGTGCTTGCTGTAGCACATCCTGCCCCAGTTACTGGTGGAACCCTGAGTCCTACCTTGGTCCCGCTGCTCTGCTCCACGCAAATAG GTGGATTAGTGATAGCCGTGATGAATATACTGAGGAGCGACTGGAAGCGATAAATGACGAGTTTAAGCTTTACCGCTGCCATACTATATTGAATTGTGCCCGTGCCTGCCCAAAGGGTTTGAATCCTGGGAAGCAAATAACACATATCAAGAAGCTACAGCCTTCCAGCTAG
- the LOC120009726 gene encoding ATP synthase mitochondrial F1 complex assembly factor 2, whose product MASSLISKTLNTVKIPKFSSTIGLSSSFTRHFNSTATAQQQPQSDGPSSSFTFSSDGAETSPTTTENNNRPDDSVFVGAPSLSHKSETGSSSSTVTMPISFMTGSIVGKRFYKQVTTRVSEDGIGWTVMLDYRTLKTPSKRPLKLPTLALAKAIAAEWEYQLTDGIRPFTMPLMRLACTALERVPLTRKKIIEHLLQKFNQDLVFSRAPADNDLTSGVHDRQVEKIDPLLDWVKSEFGFKPLVYSSFFGGKQEEGLVNAVQNVLEKTDDCELAAIDAIAASAHSLVIAIGIFRGKLEIEEAIELIRLEEDLQVDRWGLVEGGHDLDIADLGVQISSAAAFLGLSRRI is encoded by the exons ATGGCTTCTTCGCTTatatccaaaaccctaaacaccGTCAAAATCCCCAAATTCAGCTCAACCATTGGTTTATCATCATCTTTCACCCGTCATTTCAACTCCACGGCCACCGCCCAACAACAGCCTCAATCTGATGGCCCGTCTTCCTCCTTCACCTTCTCATCAGACGGTGCAGAAACTAGCCCCACCACTACCGAAAACAACAACAGACCTGACGACAGCGTATTTGTTGGGGCACCGAGTTTGAGTCACAAAAGTGAAACAGGGTCGTCTTCGTCTACGGTGACGATGCCAATTTCGTTCATGACGGGGTCTATTGTGGGAAAAAGATTTTATAAGCAGGTGACGACGAGAGTCTCGGAAGATGGGATTGGATGGACGGTGATGCTTGACTATAGGACGCTTAAGACTCCCTCCAAAAGGCCCTTAAAGCTTCCTACTTTGGCACTAGCCAAAGCCATTGCTGCTGAGTGGGAGTACCAG TTAACAGATGGGATCAGACCATTTACAATGCCACTCATGAGGCTAGCTTGTACTGCACTTGAAAGAGTTCCGCTTACACGGAAGAAGATCATTGAACATCTTCTACAAAAGTTCAATCAGGATTTAGTTTTCTCTCGTGCTCCGGCAGATAATGATCTGACAAGTGGTGTTCATG ATCGGCAAGTGGAGAAAATTGATCCTTTACTTGATTGGGTGAAGTCTGAGTTTGGCTTTAAACCCTTAGTGTACTCCAGCTTTTTTGGTGGCAAGCAGGAGGAAGGTCTTGTTAATGCCGTACAAAATGTTCTGGAGAAAACTGATGACTGTGAATTGGCAGCAATTGATGCAATTGCAGCGTCAGCACACTCTCTGGTCATTGCTATTGGAATCTTTCGTGGGAAATTGGAGATTGAAGAAGCGATTGAGTTGATTAGACTAGAAGAAGATTTGCAG GTGGATAGATGGGGTTTAGTCGAAGGTGGTCATGATCTTGATATTGCTGATCTCGGAGTACAAATATCCTCTGCAGCTGCATTCCTTGGCCTTTCAAGGAGGATCTAA